A stretch of Prosthecodimorpha staleyi DNA encodes these proteins:
- a CDS encoding glycosyltransferase family 4 protein, producing MTIASPRLRILAFSPLYLPFLGGIEILLRTLLPALRQRGIEIAVVTECAEGLASREEMDGTRVYRLPLSGAVRSRNALEPLRVMQQLRAIVAEERPDALHLHSVAQAAAYYVERLLSQGSALPYLVSLHGALETEDQLQVVRGLLGRARAVSGVSQACLDSAAPFLPTGSARQLIYNGIPDTDLRCAPWRQGETARLLCVGRLQLEKGYDLAITALAIAVARGFDGRLAIIGRGEQELNFRALAARLGIADRVDFLGELAPSLVAREMARAHALIAPSRLREGFGLVVAEAGRMGVPAIVADTGGLSEVVIDGRSGLVVPREDADALADALLRLFRSEGHWRDLGTKARERIVTVFGHDACVEGYVRFYADHLGEKRRAL from the coding sequence ATGACCATCGCTTCGCCACGACTCAGGATCCTGGCCTTTTCGCCGCTCTACCTGCCCTTTCTCGGGGGGATCGAGATCCTGCTTCGGACGCTCTTGCCGGCACTCCGGCAGCGCGGAATCGAGATTGCCGTGGTGACCGAATGCGCCGAGGGTCTAGCCTCACGCGAGGAGATGGACGGGACGCGCGTCTACCGGCTGCCGCTGTCCGGCGCCGTCCGGTCACGCAACGCGCTCGAACCGCTCCGGGTGATGCAGCAGTTGCGCGCCATCGTCGCCGAGGAGAGACCGGACGCCCTGCACCTGCATTCGGTGGCCCAGGCGGCCGCCTATTATGTCGAGCGACTTCTCTCCCAGGGAAGCGCGCTGCCCTATCTCGTTTCACTTCATGGGGCTCTTGAGACGGAGGATCAGCTACAGGTCGTTCGCGGTCTGCTCGGCCGCGCCCGGGCGGTCAGCGGCGTCTCGCAGGCCTGCCTCGATTCCGCCGCTCCCTTCCTGCCGACCGGGTCTGCGCGGCAGTTGATCTACAACGGCATTCCGGACACCGATCTCAGATGCGCACCGTGGCGGCAGGGCGAGACGGCGCGGCTGCTCTGCGTCGGCCGCCTGCAGCTGGAGAAGGGCTACGATCTCGCCATCACGGCGCTGGCGATCGCGGTCGCACGCGGCTTCGACGGCCGATTGGCAATCATCGGGCGCGGCGAGCAGGAGCTCAATTTTCGCGCCCTGGCCGCTCGGCTCGGCATCGCCGACCGGGTCGACTTTCTGGGCGAATTGGCCCCGTCGCTGGTCGCGAGGGAGATGGCACGCGCCCATGCGCTGATCGCCCCGTCCCGCCTGCGCGAGGGGTTCGGCCTGGTCGTCGCGGAGGCCGGCCGCATGGGCGTGCCGGCGATCGTGGCCGATACCGGTGGCCTGTCCGAAGTCGTGATCGATGGCCGGAGCGGCCTTGTCGTGCCGCGCGAGGATGCCGATGCACTGGCCGATGCCCTGCTGCGCCTGTTCCGCAGCGAAGGCCATTGGCGGGACCTCGGCACCAAGGCACGCGAACGGATCGTCACCGTGTTCGGCCACGACGCATGCGTCGAGGGCTATGTCCGGTTCTATGCGGATCATCTGGGGGAGAAGCGGCGTGCGCTATGA
- a CDS encoding fumarylacetoacetate hydrolase family protein has product MRIARIQQDGTNRLAIDAGSGLRLVIDTDLPDDPLAILADPALTARAVAAATGPAIDEAAAAFRLPLAVPGRIFCVGLNYADHAKESPYEKPNYPVYFLRVDTGLIPHGAPIVRPLVSTHLDFEGEIAAVIGTGGRNIPMETALDHVAAYTIFNDGSIRDYQFKGPQWTLGKNFDETGPLGPWLVPAADLPPGIKGLRLQTRLNGQVVQEANTDDLLFPVPEVIARLSEAVTLKPGDVIATGTPAGVGFARKPPLFMKHGDVVEIEVEGIGILRNPVRDEVR; this is encoded by the coding sequence ATGCGCATTGCCCGAATTCAGCAGGACGGCACCAACCGGCTGGCGATCGACGCCGGTAGCGGGCTGAGGCTCGTCATCGATACCGATCTGCCGGACGATCCGCTGGCGATCCTGGCCGATCCGGCCCTCACGGCCCGCGCCGTCGCGGCCGCGACCGGCCCGGCGATCGACGAAGCCGCCGCAGCCTTCCGCCTGCCGCTCGCCGTGCCCGGCCGGATCTTCTGCGTCGGCCTCAACTATGCCGACCACGCCAAGGAAAGCCCCTACGAGAAGCCCAACTACCCGGTCTATTTCCTGCGCGTCGACACCGGCCTGATCCCGCACGGCGCGCCGATCGTCCGTCCGCTGGTCTCGACCCATCTCGACTTTGAGGGCGAAATCGCGGCCGTCATCGGCACCGGCGGGCGCAACATCCCGATGGAGACCGCGCTCGACCACGTCGCGGCCTACACGATCTTCAACGACGGCTCGATCCGCGACTACCAGTTCAAGGGGCCGCAATGGACCCTGGGCAAGAATTTCGACGAGACCGGCCCGCTCGGCCCCTGGCTGGTGCCCGCCGCCGACCTGCCGCCCGGCATCAAGGGCCTGCGCCTGCAGACCCGGCTCAACGGCCAGGTCGTGCAGGAGGCCAACACCGACGATCTGCTCTTCCCTGTGCCCGAGGTGATCGCGCGCCTCAGCGAGGCGGTGACGCTGAAGCCCGGCGACGTGATCGCCACCGGCACGCCGGCCGGCGTCGGCTTCGCCCGCAAGCCGCCGCTGTTCATGAAGCATGGCGACGTGGTCGAGATCGAGGTCGAGGGCATCGGCATCCTGCGCAATCCCGTCCGCGACGAGGTGCGCTGA
- a CDS encoding PqqD family protein encodes MRYDIDAQRVTHERLNEEVLIINVVSGAYYSGSGSFADLWSLLAQGARAEDAAAHLADTYGQSTEAILPGIRDSIGHLRAKDLIREAPDREAPEGWNLPDLPRTEWQAPSFAEYTDMWDLIQLDPVHEVGEAGWPFAPPEHRT; translated from the coding sequence GTGCGCTATGATATCGACGCCCAGCGCGTCACGCATGAGAGGCTGAACGAGGAAGTCCTGATCATCAATGTCGTGTCGGGCGCCTATTATTCCGGTTCGGGCAGCTTCGCTGATCTGTGGAGCCTGCTCGCCCAGGGTGCCCGCGCCGAAGATGCCGCCGCGCATCTCGCCGACACCTACGGTCAGAGCACCGAAGCGATCCTGCCCGGCATTCGCGACAGCATCGGCCACCTGCGCGCCAAGGACCTGATCCGGGAGGCGCCGGATCGCGAGGCGCCGGAGGGCTGGAACCTGCCCGATCTTCCTCGCACCGAATGGCAGGCGCCAAGCTTCGCGGAATATACCGACATGTGGGATCTCATCCAGCTCGACCCGGTCCATGAGGTCGGCGAGGCCGGCTGGCCCTTTGCACCGCCCGAGCACCGAACGTGA
- a CDS encoding glycosyltransferase family 2 protein, producing MSDVPMISVVMCVENGARYLQEALDSIALNALPGMEILILDGDSTDDTVAIARRHALAPRILRQRAKGHPQALNQSLTEVRGTWVAYVDCDDVWPAGRMRALWAAADAGAGEWIFGRAVNCNAALRPLGEPQPARLITASLLHHSIADRIGPFRTDITHGSNIDWAARASHAGIRFAPIDALVLQRRIHDSNMGMTGRPKAMSDLFQILRDHKARNGS from the coding sequence ATGAGCGACGTTCCGATGATCTCGGTGGTCATGTGCGTCGAGAATGGCGCGCGCTACCTGCAGGAGGCGCTCGACAGCATCGCGCTGAATGCGCTGCCGGGCATGGAAATCCTGATCCTCGACGGCGATTCCACCGACGACACGGTCGCGATCGCCCGCCGCCACGCCTTGGCCCCGCGCATCCTGCGCCAACGCGCGAAAGGCCACCCGCAGGCTCTCAACCAATCGCTCACCGAGGTGCGCGGCACGTGGGTCGCCTATGTGGACTGCGACGACGTCTGGCCGGCAGGCCGTATGCGGGCCCTTTGGGCGGCGGCCGATGCCGGTGCCGGTGAATGGATCTTCGGCCGGGCCGTCAATTGCAACGCCGCGCTGCGTCCCCTGGGGGAGCCGCAGCCCGCGCGGCTGATCACCGCCAGCCTGCTGCACCATTCGATCGCCGACAGGATCGGCCCCTTCCGGACCGACATCACGCATGGCAGCAATATCGACTGGGCCGCCAGGGCCAGCCATGCCGGCATTCGCTTTGCGCCGATCGATGCGCTGGTGCTGCAACGGCGCATCCATGACAGCAATATGGGCATGACCGGCAGACCCAAGGCCATGAGCGATCTGTTCCAGATTCTGCGCGATCACAAGGCACGGAACGGGTCATGA
- a CDS encoding nucleotidyltransferase family protein yields the protein MNPLSARERLLLTAALAGEDAKALAAWQEWSSAIAMEAAPHAELRILPAVHARLARIRPVPPLPQKLIGTARATFTQNSILAAAAHGVLRALDTAGVPVLVSKGFTHCLQFKSFARRTMGDIDITVWESALDRALEVLKAEGWEPCYGMTWAALRSRVRIRRESWNFVKGAGNIDLHWRVSNDPREAWLEDAVWREARTVEFRGLPVLVPSPEASLLAALRHAAHGLSSDVMQMIADAPDWLAHIDRTRFLDIAQRAQVGGTYEIMRNTLQELGADTALPPLTGSVSTPHWPLEREDRLVRYPRLYRLWTALGHPAAIEKPLLRWLGPLSRPLQPLAATQDKIDLRDCATVDAVGGPGWGWPEPEHTCCWADRADARLLLPLPARADQWLVLVLGPNHASGPNPGFRVFANGHEIARGGDDGRTAVLLPIRAHMLHGAWVELAIRPVRYADERRDSLHHRRTIAASRIEILDPNRLVERLSEMPPGGLARDILNGDERKAAKLGRIRQKMAASPDRQNDALPVGFDGLSYVLAYADLFEHEVDPYHHYLNHGRQEGRRW from the coding sequence ATGAATCCCCTCTCCGCAAGGGAACGCCTGCTGCTGACGGCGGCCCTCGCGGGCGAAGACGCCAAGGCCTTGGCCGCATGGCAGGAATGGTCATCGGCCATCGCCATGGAGGCGGCCCCGCACGCGGAACTGCGCATCCTGCCGGCCGTGCATGCGCGGCTCGCGCGCATCCGCCCCGTGCCGCCGCTGCCGCAGAAGCTGATCGGCACGGCCCGGGCCACCTTCACCCAGAACAGCATTCTGGCCGCCGCCGCCCATGGCGTGTTGCGGGCGCTCGACACCGCCGGCGTGCCGGTGCTGGTCTCCAAGGGCTTCACCCACTGCCTGCAGTTCAAGTCCTTTGCCCGGCGGACGATGGGCGATATCGACATCACCGTGTGGGAATCCGCCCTCGATCGGGCCCTGGAGGTGCTGAAGGCGGAGGGCTGGGAGCCCTGCTACGGGATGACCTGGGCGGCGTTGCGCTCGCGCGTGCGCATCCGGCGCGAGAGCTGGAACTTCGTCAAAGGCGCCGGCAACATCGACCTGCACTGGCGCGTCTCCAACGATCCGCGTGAGGCCTGGCTGGAGGACGCCGTCTGGCGGGAGGCACGGACGGTCGAGTTTCGCGGCCTGCCGGTCCTCGTCCCCTCGCCCGAAGCCTCGCTGCTCGCCGCCCTGCGCCATGCCGCGCACGGCCTTTCCTCCGATGTCATGCAGATGATCGCCGATGCGCCGGACTGGCTCGCACACATCGACCGCACCCGGTTCCTGGACATCGCCCAACGCGCGCAGGTCGGCGGGACCTATGAGATCATGCGCAACACGCTCCAGGAGTTGGGAGCGGACACCGCCCTGCCGCCCCTGACCGGCTCGGTGTCGACCCCGCACTGGCCGCTCGAACGCGAGGACCGTCTGGTCCGCTATCCGCGGCTCTACCGGCTGTGGACGGCCTTGGGGCATCCCGCCGCGATCGAGAAGCCGCTGCTGCGCTGGCTCGGTCCCCTGTCGCGCCCGCTGCAACCGCTCGCCGCCACGCAGGACAAGATCGATCTGCGCGATTGCGCCACGGTCGATGCGGTTGGCGGACCGGGTTGGGGCTGGCCGGAACCGGAGCATACCTGCTGTTGGGCCGACCGGGCCGATGCCCGCCTGCTGCTGCCGCTGCCGGCGCGTGCCGATCAATGGCTGGTGCTGGTTCTCGGCCCGAACCACGCCAGCGGCCCCAATCCCGGCTTCCGCGTCTTCGCCAACGGCCACGAGATCGCCCGCGGCGGCGATGACGGCCGTACGGCGGTGCTGCTGCCGATCCGCGCCCATATGCTGCACGGCGCCTGGGTCGAGCTCGCCATCCGTCCCGTCCGCTATGCCGACGAGCGCCGCGACAGCCTGCACCACCGCCGTACCATCGCGGCAAGCCGGATCGAGATCCTCGACCCGAACAGGCTCGTCGAACGGCTGAGCGAGATGCCCCCCGGCGGCCTCGCCCGCGACATCCTGAACGGCGACGAGCGCAAGGCGGCCAAGCTCGGCCGAATCCGGCAGAAGATGGCCGCGTCCCCGGACCGCCAGAACGATGCGCTTCCGGTCGGCTTCGACGGGCTCTCCTATGTCCTCGCCTATGCCGACCTGTTCGAGCACGAGGTCGATCCCTACCATCACTACCTCAACCATGGCCGCCAGGAAGGCCGTCGCTGGTAG
- a CDS encoding SDR family NAD(P)-dependent oxidoreductase: MGKGRTALVTGGCGGIGAAICRRLADDGFTVAVVDRDAGAAVGLATALPGTGHVGIGADVAEEMAVEAAFAAAEAALGPIDVLVTAAGILMLRPDGNRNAVAETPLDEWQRTQEVNATGTFLFCRAYARRVTEPRRGARVVTVSSVAAQLGGYRSSSAYIASKSAVIGLTKGLARELAPYGVTANSVAPGLIDAPMLRLSLDPADDARAAAGIPLGRLGTPGDVAGAVAFLVSADAAYVTGCTIDVNGGYRMQ; the protein is encoded by the coding sequence ATGGGGAAGGGCCGGACGGCGCTCGTCACGGGCGGTTGCGGAGGAATCGGCGCGGCGATCTGCCGGCGCCTGGCCGATGACGGTTTCACGGTCGCGGTCGTCGATCGCGACGCCGGGGCGGCGGTGGGCCTCGCCACCGCCCTGCCGGGCACCGGACATGTCGGGATCGGCGCCGACGTGGCGGAGGAGATGGCCGTCGAAGCCGCGTTCGCGGCCGCCGAGGCCGCTCTCGGACCGATCGACGTGCTGGTGACCGCGGCCGGCATCCTGATGCTGCGGCCCGACGGCAACCGCAACGCCGTCGCCGAGACGCCGCTGGACGAATGGCAGCGCACGCAGGAGGTCAACGCCACCGGCACCTTCCTGTTCTGCCGCGCCTATGCGCGCCGGGTGACGGAACCGCGCCGGGGCGCCCGCGTGGTGACCGTGTCGTCGGTCGCCGCCCAGCTCGGCGGCTATCGCTCGTCGAGCGCCTATATCGCCAGCAAGTCGGCCGTCATCGGGCTGACCAAGGGTCTCGCCCGCGAACTCGCCCCCTATGGGGTGACCGCCAATTCCGTCGCGCCGGGCCTGATCGACGCGCCGATGCTGCGTCTGTCGCTCGACCCCGCCGACGACGCCCGCGCCGCCGCCGGTATCCCGCTCGGCAGGCTCGGCACGCCCGGGGATGTCGCCGGCGCCGTCGCCTTCCTGGTCTCCGCCGATGCGGCCTATGTCACCGGCTGCACCATCGACGTGAACGGCGGCTACCGCATGCAGTAA
- a CDS encoding hydantoinase B/oxoprolinase family protein: MTQATAADPIVTEIIRNGFIATTEEMKTNLMRTAYNMIIYEALDFTVGLFDPDGNTISIGIGLPMFIRGMSETIKAKIRHFGKDGLEPGDVLLTNDAYTTGSHLNHMTFSVPIFADGELIGFAACMAHWQDIGGTLDGMTRDIYSEGLQMPIVKAWRRGVPNEEILSIIRMNVRMPERAMGDLKAQVAAVRTGEKRFLELVRKYGKATVADAISSIFDQSDALARASVARIPDGTYEAESFMDDDGVELGERIPIRVSVTVAGDRMTVDLTNVSDQVKGFYNSGETAGRSAAQVAFKCITSGLDLPINDGTFRSLEVILPSGKVVSAERPAPMRWWMTYPMTIVDTIFKALAPAVPTRVIAGHHADLVIAMINGRHPRDNGFYVYLGGLIGGGWGAKFNEDGMSATVAINDGDTHNGPSEQVEAKYPLIVERYALRQDSGGAGKQRGGLGTEQVVRALGDIMFNAQIDRVDCRPWGLFGGLSGYGNEVGLERDGEPVRYPTGKVLAQHLKKGDVYTLRSGGGGGYGNPLDRKLDDVERDVAQGYVGAEAARELYGAVLDPATGRADRVASAELRARMRRAGLPHDKPFARDDDGPCGCARCLVWPSPDRTAEAVNHAVAAAGLGGFRCC, translated from the coding sequence ATGACCCAGGCCACCGCCGCCGACCCGATCGTCACGGAGATCATCCGGAACGGATTCATCGCCACCACGGAGGAGATGAAGACCAACCTGATGCGCACCGCCTACAATATGATCATCTACGAGGCGCTCGACTTCACCGTCGGGCTGTTCGATCCGGACGGCAACACCATCTCGATCGGCATCGGCCTGCCGATGTTCATCCGCGGCATGAGCGAGACCATCAAGGCCAAGATCCGGCATTTCGGCAAGGATGGCCTGGAACCGGGCGACGTGCTCCTGACCAACGACGCCTACACGACCGGCAGCCATCTCAACCACATGACCTTCTCGGTGCCGATCTTCGCCGACGGCGAGCTGATCGGCTTCGCGGCCTGCATGGCGCATTGGCAGGATATCGGCGGCACGCTCGACGGCATGACGCGCGACATCTATTCCGAAGGCCTGCAGATGCCGATCGTCAAGGCTTGGCGGCGCGGCGTGCCGAACGAGGAGATCCTCTCGATCATCCGCATGAACGTGCGCATGCCCGAGCGCGCCATGGGCGACCTGAAGGCGCAGGTGGCCGCGGTCCGCACCGGCGAGAAGCGCTTTCTCGAACTCGTCCGCAAATACGGCAAGGCGACCGTCGCCGACGCGATCTCCTCGATCTTCGACCAGTCCGATGCGCTCGCCCGGGCGAGCGTCGCGCGCATCCCAGACGGCACCTATGAGGCCGAATCCTTCATGGACGACGACGGCGTCGAACTCGGTGAGCGCATCCCGATCCGCGTCAGCGTGACGGTGGCGGGCGACCGGATGACCGTCGACCTGACCAACGTCTCCGACCAGGTCAAGGGCTTCTACAATTCCGGCGAAACCGCCGGCCGCTCGGCCGCACAGGTCGCCTTCAAGTGCATCACCTCGGGCCTGGACCTGCCGATCAACGACGGGACTTTCCGCTCGCTGGAGGTGATCCTGCCGTCCGGCAAGGTGGTCAGCGCCGAGCGGCCCGCGCCGATGCGCTGGTGGATGACCTATCCGATGACCATCGTCGACACGATCTTCAAGGCGCTCGCGCCGGCCGTGCCGACCCGCGTCATCGCCGGCCATCACGCCGATCTGGTCATCGCCATGATCAACGGGCGCCACCCGCGCGACAACGGCTTCTACGTCTATCTCGGCGGGCTGATCGGCGGCGGCTGGGGCGCCAAGTTCAACGAGGACGGCATGAGCGCCACCGTCGCCATCAACGACGGCGACACCCATAACGGACCGAGCGAGCAGGTCGAGGCGAAGTATCCGCTGATCGTCGAGCGTTATGCGCTGCGCCAGGATTCCGGCGGCGCCGGCAAGCAGCGCGGCGGGCTCGGCACCGAGCAGGTCGTGCGCGCGCTCGGCGACATCATGTTCAACGCCCAGATCGACCGCGTCGATTGCCGGCCCTGGGGCCTCTTCGGCGGCCTGTCCGGCTACGGCAACGAAGTCGGGCTCGAACGCGACGGCGAGCCGGTTCGCTATCCGACCGGCAAGGTGCTGGCCCAGCATCTCAAGAAGGGCGATGTCTACACGCTGCGCTCCGGCGGCGGCGGCGGCTACGGCAACCCGCTCGACCGCAAGCTCGACGATGTCGAGCGCGACGTGGCGCAGGGCTATGTCGGGGCCGAGGCGGCGCGCGAACTCTACGGCGCGGTGCTCGATCCGGCGACCGGCCGAGCCGACCGCGTCGCCAGCGCGGAGCTCCGGGCGCGGATGCGCCGGGCCGGGCTGCCGCACGACAAGCCCTTCGCCCGGGACGACGACGGTCCCTGCGGCTGCGCGCGCTGCCTGGTCTGGCCGAGCCCGGACCGGACCGCCGAGGCGGTCAACCATGCGGTCGCGGCGGCCGGCCTCGGCGGTTTCCGCTGCTGTTGA
- a CDS encoding hydantoinase/oxoprolinase family protein, producing the protein MAAASTAATLRIAADVGGTFTDVAIFDEQTRRIRLGKTLSTPARLIDGMAHGVTKAEGSFADAHLFLHGTTVAINALLERKGARTALITTKGFRDIYEIGRINRPEAYNLFFRKHQPLVERALRIEIDERMTAEGDVLRPLVDAEIEAAADRLAAEGVEAVAVLFLHSYRNPAHEERAQAILRRRLPGVFVTASHELSKEYREFERTSTVAANAYVGPRVQHYLAESNAFLAEAGFPGTFLIVQSTGGLYDAAQASRECIRMLESGPAAGVIGTRRLCAAMGLDNAIAFDMGGTTAKAGVIVDGVELTSSNVLIGGYAEGLPIQIPMIDIEEVGTGGGSIARVVAGHALRVGPESAGAQPGPVSYGNGGTLPTVTDANVVLGRLAPDLFLGGEMPLDRDGAAAAIAEHVAGPLGIDTIQAADGIIRIAVSQMANVVKRVTTARGLDVRDFAMVAYGGAGPLHATLVARELQIGRVVIPNAPGHFSAYGMLVSNLRRDFVQTLFARLDQAPFDVFDTIFADMRGRGEAEIRAAAGGPVAVDFVQSADMRYVGQEHAVEVTIARDLFDRRDIAGIKRRFDEVHQQRYGYASPDERAEIVSLRVSVVGEIDKPNLAPIDRAGDPSPEVALIDRRPVEFGVLGGRILTPIYHRDRLTAGHVVDGPALIQEYASTTVVAPGDRVTVDALGNLQIEVETKS; encoded by the coding sequence ATGGCCGCCGCCAGCACCGCCGCGACGCTCCGGATCGCCGCCGATGTCGGCGGCACCTTCACGGACGTGGCCATCTTCGACGAACAGACCCGCCGCATCCGCCTGGGCAAGACGCTGTCGACCCCGGCGCGTCTGATCGACGGCATGGCGCATGGCGTGACCAAGGCCGAGGGCTCCTTCGCGGATGCGCATCTCTTCCTGCACGGCACCACGGTGGCGATCAATGCCCTTTTGGAGCGCAAGGGCGCCCGCACGGCGCTGATCACCACCAAGGGCTTCCGCGACATCTACGAAATCGGCCGGATCAACCGGCCGGAGGCCTACAATCTCTTCTTTCGCAAGCACCAGCCGCTGGTCGAGCGCGCGCTGCGCATCGAGATCGACGAGCGCATGACGGCGGAGGGCGATGTGCTGCGGCCCCTCGTCGATGCCGAGATCGAGGCAGCGGCCGATCGCCTCGCGGCCGAGGGCGTCGAGGCGGTGGCGGTGCTGTTCCTGCATTCCTATCGCAACCCGGCTCACGAGGAGCGCGCGCAGGCGATCCTGCGTCGCCGCCTGCCGGGCGTCTTCGTCACCGCATCGCATGAACTCTCGAAGGAATATCGCGAGTTCGAACGCACCTCGACGGTCGCCGCCAACGCCTATGTGGGGCCGCGCGTCCAGCACTATCTGGCTGAATCCAATGCCTTTTTGGCCGAGGCCGGCTTTCCGGGCACCTTCCTGATCGTGCAGTCGACCGGCGGGCTCTATGATGCCGCGCAGGCGAGCCGCGAATGCATCCGGATGCTCGAATCCGGTCCCGCCGCCGGCGTCATCGGCACCCGCCGGCTGTGCGCCGCCATGGGGCTCGACAACGCCATCGCGTTCGACATGGGCGGCACGACCGCGAAGGCCGGCGTGATCGTCGACGGGGTCGAGCTGACCTCCAGCAACGTCCTGATCGGCGGCTACGCCGAGGGTCTGCCGATCCAGATCCCGATGATCGACATCGAGGAGGTCGGGACCGGCGGCGGCAGCATCGCCCGTGTCGTGGCCGGCCATGCGCTGCGCGTCGGGCCGGAAAGCGCCGGCGCCCAGCCCGGCCCGGTCTCCTACGGCAATGGCGGCACGCTGCCGACCGTGACCGACGCCAATGTGGTGCTCGGCCGGCTGGCGCCCGATCTCTTCCTCGGCGGCGAGATGCCGCTCGACCGCGACGGCGCGGCGGCGGCGATCGCCGAGCATGTCGCCGGCCCGCTCGGCATCGACACGATCCAGGCCGCCGACGGCATCATCCGCATCGCGGTCAGCCAGATGGCCAATGTGGTCAAGCGCGTCACCACCGCGCGCGGCCTCGACGTGCGCGATTTCGCCATGGTCGCCTATGGCGGCGCCGGCCCGCTCCACGCCACCCTGGTGGCGCGCGAACTGCAGATCGGCCGGGTCGTCATCCCGAACGCGCCGGGCCATTTCTCGGCCTACGGCATGCTGGTCTCCAATCTCCGCCGCGATTTCGTCCAGACCCTGTTCGCCCGGCTCGACCAGGCGCCCTTCGACGTGTTCGACACCATTTTCGCCGACATGCGCGGGCGCGGCGAGGCCGAGATCCGGGCGGCGGCGGGCGGGCCGGTCGCGGTCGACTTCGTCCAGTCCGCCGACATGCGCTATGTCGGCCAGGAGCACGCGGTGGAGGTGACGATCGCGCGCGACCTCTTCGACCGCCGCGACATCGCCGGCATCAAGCGGCGCTTCGACGAGGTTCACCAGCAGCGCTACGGCTACGCCTCGCCGGACGAGCGGGCCGAGATCGTCAGCCTGCGGGTCTCGGTCGTCGGCGAGATCGACAAGCCGAACCTCGCCCCGATCGACCGGGCTGGCGATCCCTCGCCGGAGGTGGCGCTGATCGATCGGCGTCCGGTCGAATTCGGCGTGCTCGGCGGGCGCATCCTGACGCCGATCTACCACCGCGACCGCCTGACCGCCGGCCATGTCGTCGACGGCCCCGCGCTGATCCAGGAATATGCCTCGACCACCGTCGTCGCCCCCGGCGACCGGGTCACGGTCGATGCCCTCGGCAACCTGCAGATCGAAGTCGAGACCAAATCATGA
- a CDS encoding GntR family transcriptional regulator → MDKFYEGKPYPVNLVAEDPQIIYPKTMKPPVTTTAAELVALLRERILAGEFAPGSRMHQVQLSESFGISRTPLREALAQLANLGLLVYEPNRGYAVRGFSVGEIDAAFAVRARLEGQACGLCARRGLGRDVIARLEDCIRRGDRVLGKGELDPEDLAPYRQMNVEFHETILQESRNPFLLDFVRQCHNVPLASDRVFDWRDHRVILRSHDDHHRILHAIADRDAERADALMREHVQFAGQVLMRMLKETSAVLAAEPAPAA, encoded by the coding sequence TTGGATAAATTCTATGAGGGAAAGCCCTATCCGGTCAATCTTGTTGCCGAGGATCCGCAAATAATTTATCCAAAGACCATGAAGCCGCCCGTCACCACGACAGCCGCCGAACTGGTCGCCCTGCTGCGCGAGCGCATCCTCGCCGGCGAGTTCGCGCCGGGATCGCGCATGCATCAGGTGCAGTTGTCTGAATCCTTCGGCATCTCGCGGACGCCGCTGCGCGAGGCGCTGGCGCAGCTCGCCAATCTCGGCCTGCTCGTCTACGAGCCGAACCGCGGCTATGCGGTGCGCGGCTTTTCTGTCGGCGAAATCGATGCCGCCTTCGCGGTGCGCGCCCGTCTGGAGGGGCAGGCCTGCGGCCTCTGCGCCCGCCGCGGTCTCGGCCGGGATGTCATCGCACGGTTGGAGGATTGCATCCGCCGCGGCGACCGCGTGCTCGGCAAGGGGGAGCTCGATCCGGAGGATTTGGCGCCCTACAGGCAGATGAACGTCGAATTCCACGAGACGATCCTGCAGGAATCGCGCAATCCGTTCCTGCTCGACTTCGTTCGCCAGTGCCACAACGTGCCGCTCGCCTCGGATCGCGTGTTCGATTGGCGCGACCACCGCGTCATCCTGCGCTCGCACGACGACCACCACCGCATCCTGCACGCCATCGCCGACCGGGACGCCGAGCGCGCCGACGCGCTGATGCGCGAGCATGTCCAGTTCGCCGGACAGGTTCTGATGCGGATGCTCAAGGAGACGAGCGCCGTCCTGGCCGCCGAACCGGCCCCGGCGGCTTAG